The proteins below are encoded in one region of Diorhabda carinulata isolate Delta chromosome 3, icDioCari1.1, whole genome shotgun sequence:
- the LOC130891907 gene encoding ATP-binding cassette subfamily C member 4-like isoform X2: MDIGFTLEGENPKSKANALSILFFGWLLPIIKRGINHSLSIKDLCRILDKDKSEDLADNLEEYWENELCRAKEKKCKPSLLKPLMKLFSCEFLLYGILWFYANVILISLKPIFLAQLIILFNKEKSPTRNMNMYLYSTGLILVSIVSVFCIHHTNFAMQAIGMRIRTSTSSLIYRKITRLNQKALGQTAAGKIVNLLSNDVNRFDLVLPTLHTVWVMPFQLIVLLLIVWNQVGVSSLVGIVSMVLLTIPIQGFLTKYVGRLRTSISKKTDNRVKLMSEIISGIQVIKMYAWENAFEKLIRVVRAVEMKVVTSASYLRGVYSGCTLFVDKLAVYFTLVCYICLGNYISAEKVFTVAQTYNVLRVVMGYGYPLAVSIGAESWISIKRLQEFLLMEERAEDVIEDADTNGVVLSNVYASWTDTGNTLRDININVRSGTLCAIVGPVGAGKSSILQLLLGELPKKCGRIQIGGDVSYSSQEPWLFQSTVRNNILFGQRYERKRYKKIVKVCALEKDFEQFPHGDRTIVGEKGVSLSGGQRARINLARAVYRQADIYLLDDPLSAVDTQVGKQLFDQCIHHYLQQKTRILVTHQLQYLKKADLIVVVNNGVIEAQGSFDELLENTTEFAKLLVSADETDLKQDYIIDSESEVSDISRRHSTTVSMRKKSDSSHTDLTGMSMSWSDLSDCFDVAENNQFDDEESGNDPNAKPFKNYIQSVRNSCVLISLFLLLIVSQGLTTTTDQWVTYWSNEEQMRHLPGSFVVLGPPNEKAIEPYYLNIMGGFNSNQTPPPLYRYDSKGIYDSVLVHGKLQFLIKTTSAIYLYTALIISSIIFIMSRTFLFFKACMMSSMNLHSEMFNSLLKAPMRFFDTNPSGRILNRFSKDMGAIDEVLPRALHDAVALLLLVAGILVNIAVSSPVMIIAIVILGIVFIKFNSWYILTAKVLKHVEGIAKSPVFSHVNSTLNGMATIRACKAEEMLREEFDHHQDVHTSAWYLTIACINCFGLWLDLIAIVFLAVVTYGLVILDVYSNVNGSLAGLAISQCMALTGMLQYGMRQTAEVINQMTSVERILQYTKLDQEGPFESPKGKSPKENWPRRGRIEFRNLSLKYVENEPPVLNNLNFFAMPGEKIGIVGRTGAGKSSLTAALFRLTTIEGSIFIDGVDTTKLGLTDLRKRISIIPQEPVLFSESLRYNLDPLGEYDDRQIWDVLEQVEMKDVVNSLDFKVAEGGSNFSLGQRQLLCLARAILKNNKILILDEATANVDHRTDALIQLTIRKRFKNCTVLTIAHRLNTIMDSDKVLVMSYGNIVEFDHPHKLLQTPDGHFHNLVSETGPSMSAQLKNVAKMAYDNK; encoded by the exons atgGCTCTTACCAATAATAAAACGTGGTATCAACCATAGTTTGAGCATAAAAGATTTATGTCGAATATTAGATAAGGATAAATCAGAGGATTTAGCTGATAATCTTGAAGAATATTGGGAAAATGAACTATGCAGAGCGAAAGAGAAAAAGTGCAAACCGAGTTTATTGAAACCGTTGATGAAACTATTCAGTTGCGAGTTTCTTTTGTACGGAATTCTTTGGTTTTACGCTAATGTCATACTAAT atcATTGAAACCGATATTTTTAGCgcaattaataatattgttcaataaagaaaaatcacCAACTAGAAACATGAATATGTATCTATATAGTACTGGGTTAATTCTAGTTTCGATTGTTAGTGTTTTTTGTATACATCACACAAATTTTGCCATGCAGGCGATAGGAATGAGGATCAGGACATCGACATCGTCCTTAATTTACagaaag ATAACAAGATTGAATCAAAAAGCTTTGGGTCAAACAGCAGCTGGTAAAATCGTCAATCTACTATCCAATGACGTGAATCGTTTCGATTTAGTCTTACCGACTCTTCATACCGTATGGGTGATGCCCTTCCAACTCATAGTACTGCTTCTGATCGTCTGGAATCAAGTCGGCGTATCATCATTAGTGGGAATCGTCTCCATGGTATTATTAACAATCCCCATACAAG GTTTCTTAACGAAATACGTGGGAAGATTGAGAACAagcatttccaaaaaaactgataacAGAGTCAAATTAATGAGCGAAATAATATCCGGAATACAAGTGATCAAAATGTACGCTTGGGAAAACGCGTTCGAAAAACTAATTAGAGTCGTTAGAGCCGTCGAAATGAAAGTCGTCACTTCGGCATCGTATCTACGAGGGGTGTACAGTGGTTGTACATTATTCGTCGACAAACTAGCCGTTTATTTCACTCTCGTTTGTTATATTTGCCTCG GAAATTATATATCGGCCGAAAAAGTATTCACGGTCGCTCAAACCTACAACGTACTCAGAGTTGTGATGGGGTACGGTTACCCATTAGCGGTAAGCATCGGCGCCGAATCTTGGATATCGATAAAACGTTTACAAGAATTTTTACTCATGGAAGAACGCGCAGAAGACGTTATAGAAGATGCGGACACTAACGGTGTCGTACTATCCAACGTTTACGCTTCTTGGACGGATACGGGAAATACTTTAAGagatattaatataaatgtcAGATCTGGTACGCTTTGCGCAATCGTCGGACCGGTCGGTGCGGGGAAAAGCTCCATTTTACAG cTTCTGCTTGGAGAATTACCTAAGAAATGCGGTAGGATTCAAATAGGAGGAGACGTATCGTACAGTTCTCAAGAACCATGGTTGTTTCAATCGACTGTTCGTAATAATATACTGTTCGGTCAAAGATAcgaaagaaaaagatataagaaaattgTTAAAGTGTGCGCTTTGGAGAAGGATTTCGAGCAGTTTCCCCACGGCGACAGGACTATTGTTGGAGAGAAAGGAGTGTCTTTGAGCGGGGGACAAAGAGCAAGGATTAACCTAGCCAGAGCTGTTTATAGACAAGcggatatttatttattagacgATCCTTTATCGGCCGTCGATACACAAGTCGGTAAACAATTATTCGATCAAtgtatacatcattatttacaacaaaaaacgAGAATTTTAGTTACGCATCAATTGCAATATTTGAAGAAAGCCGATTTAATAGTCGTCGTTAATAAT GGTGTCATCGAAGCTCAAGGTAGTTTCGACGAACTTCTGGAAAACACGACGGAATTTGCGAAACTTTTAGTTTCCGCCGATGAAACCGATCTCAAACAAGATTATATCATCGATTCGGAAAGCGAAGTATCTGATATTAGTAGAAGGCATTCCACAACGGTGTCGATGAGGAAAAAATCCGATTCGTCACATACAGATCTCACCGGAATGTCAATGTCGTGG AGTGATTTATCCGACTGCTTCGACGTGGCGGAAAATAACCAATTCGACGATGAAGAATCCGGTAATGATCCAAACGCAAaacctttcaaaaattatatacaatccGTTCGTAATAGCTGCGTTTTGATAtctctatttttattgttgattgtATCGCAAGGATTAACCACCACCACAGATCAATGGGTTACTTATTG gTCTAACGAAGAGCAAATGCGTCATTTACCTGGTTCTTTCGTGGTACTAGGCCCGCCAAACGAAAAAGCGATCGAACCGTATTATCTGAACATCATGGGAGGTTTTAATTCGAATCAAACACCGCCCCCTTTGTACAGATACGATTCCAAGGGGATATACGATTCGGTTTTGGTCCACGGGAAACTACAGTTCTTGATTAAAACAACCAGCGCTATTTATCTGTATACGGCCCTGATAATATCGTCGATAATATTCATTATGAGCCggacttttttgtttttcaaagcTTGTATGATGTCTTCGATGAATTTACATTCCGAGATGTTTAATTCGTTATTGAAAGCTCCGATGAGGTTTTTCGATACGAATCCGAGCGGCAGGATACTAAATAGGTTTTCAAAGGATATGGGAGCTATAGACGAAGTCCTACCGAGGGCTCTACATGACGCCGTGGCG TTGCTTTTATTAGTGGCTGGTATATTGGTGAATATAGCAGTTTCGAGTCCTGTTATGATTATTGCTATAGTTATTTTGGGAATAgtattcataaaattcaattcgtGGTATATTTTGACGGCTAAAGTTTTGAAACACGTCGAAGGAATAG cgAAATCTCCTGTTTTTTCTCATGTGAATTCCACTTTAAACGGAATGGCTACGATAAGAGCTTGTAAAGCTGAGGAAATGCTCAGAGAAGAATTCGATCATCATCAg gatgtccatACTTCCGCATGGTATTTAACAATAGCTTGCATAAATTGTTTCGGTTTGTGGTTGGATCTGATAGCAATCGTATTTCTAGCCGTAGTAACCTATGGATTAGTCATTTTAGATGTTT attctAACGTTAACGGTAGTTTAGCCGGTCTAGCCATATCCCAATGCATGGCGCTAACCGGTATGTTACAATATGGTATGAGACAGACCGCAGAGGTTATCAATCAAATGACAAGCGTGGAAAGGATACTCCAATACACTAAATTAGACCAAGAAGGTCCTTTCGAAAGTCCAAAAG GTAAAAGTCCTAAAGAAAATTGGCCCAGAAGAGGTCGAATCGAGTTTCGAAATCTGTCGTTGAAGTATGTGGAAAACGAACCGCccgttttgaataatttgaatttcttcGCGATGCCAGGTGAAAAG ATTGGTATAGTTGGTAGAACTGGTGCTGGTAAATCGTCCCTAACGGCAGCTCTATTCCGATTAACTACTATAGAAGGAAGCATATTTATCGATGGGGTTGATACTACTAAATTAGGCCTAACCGATTTGAGGAAAAGAATTTCCATAATTCCTCAAGAACCGGTTCTGTTTTCGGAAAGTTTGAGATACAATTTAGATCCGTTGGGTGAATATGATGATAGACAAATTTGGGACGTATTAGAGCAG GTAGAAATGAAAGACGTAGTAAATTCATTGGATTTCAAGGTGGCGGAAGGCGGTAGCAATTTCAGTTTGGGCCAAAGACAATTGTTATGTTTAGCAAgagctattttgaaaaataataaaattttaatactgGACGAAGCTACTGCTAACGTGGATCATAG
- the LOC130891907 gene encoding ATP-binding cassette subfamily C member 4-like isoform X1, with protein sequence MDIGFTLEGENPKSKANALSILFFGWLLPIIKRGINHSLSIKDLCRILDKDKSEDLADNLEEYWENELCRAKEKKCKPSLLKPLMKLFSCEFLLYGILWFYANVILISLKPIFLAQLIILFNKEKSPTRNMNMYLYSTGLILVSIVSVFCIHHTNFAMQAIGMRIRTSTSSLIYRKITRLNQKALGQTAAGKIVNLLSNDVNRFDLVLPTLHTVWVMPFQLIVLLLIVWNQVGVSSLVGIVSMVLLTIPIQGFLTKYVGRLRTSISKKTDNRVKLMSEIISGIQVIKMYAWENAFEKLIRVVRAVEMKVVTSASYLRGVYSGCTLFVDKLAVYFTLVCYICLGNYISAEKVFTVAQTYNVLRVVMGYGYPLAVSIGAESWISIKRLQEFLLMEERAEDVIEDADTNGVVLSNVYASWTDTGNTLRDININVRSGTLCAIVGPVGAGKSSILQLLLGELPKKCGRIQIGGDVSYSSQEPWLFQSTVRNNILFGQRYERKRYKKIVKVCALEKDFEQFPHGDRTIVGEKGVSLSGGQRARINLARAVYRQADIYLLDDPLSAVDTQVGKQLFDQCIHHYLQQKTRILVTHQLQYLKKADLIVVVNNGVIEAQGSFDELLENTTEFAKLLVSADETDLKQDYIIDSESEVSDISRRHSTTVSMRKKSDSSHTDLTGMSMSWSDLSDCFDVAENNQFDDEESGNDPNAKPFKNYIQSVRNSCVLISLFLLLIVSQGLTTTTDQWVTYWSNEEQMRHLPGSFVVLGPPNEKAIEPYYLNIMGGFNSNQTPPPLYRYDSKGIYDSVLVHGKLQFLIKTTSAIYLYTALIISSIIFIMSRTFLFFKACMMSSMNLHSEMFNSLLKAPMRFFDTNPSGRILNRFSKDMGAIDEVLPRALHDAVALLLLVAGILVNIAVSSPVMIIAIVILGIVFIKFNSWYILTAKVLKHVEGIAKSPVFSHVNSTLNGMATIRACKAEEMLREEFDHHQDVHTSAWYLTIACINCFGLWLDLIAIVFLAVVTYGLVILDVYFYFIDSNVNGSLAGLAISQCMALTGMLQYGMRQTAEVINQMTSVERILQYTKLDQEGPFESPKGKSPKENWPRRGRIEFRNLSLKYVENEPPVLNNLNFFAMPGEKIGIVGRTGAGKSSLTAALFRLTTIEGSIFIDGVDTTKLGLTDLRKRISIIPQEPVLFSESLRYNLDPLGEYDDRQIWDVLEQVEMKDVVNSLDFKVAEGGSNFSLGQRQLLCLARAILKNNKILILDEATANVDHRTDALIQLTIRKRFKNCTVLTIAHRLNTIMDSDKVLVMSYGNIVEFDHPHKLLQTPDGHFHNLVSETGPSMSAQLKNVAKMAYDNK encoded by the exons atgGCTCTTACCAATAATAAAACGTGGTATCAACCATAGTTTGAGCATAAAAGATTTATGTCGAATATTAGATAAGGATAAATCAGAGGATTTAGCTGATAATCTTGAAGAATATTGGGAAAATGAACTATGCAGAGCGAAAGAGAAAAAGTGCAAACCGAGTTTATTGAAACCGTTGATGAAACTATTCAGTTGCGAGTTTCTTTTGTACGGAATTCTTTGGTTTTACGCTAATGTCATACTAAT atcATTGAAACCGATATTTTTAGCgcaattaataatattgttcaataaagaaaaatcacCAACTAGAAACATGAATATGTATCTATATAGTACTGGGTTAATTCTAGTTTCGATTGTTAGTGTTTTTTGTATACATCACACAAATTTTGCCATGCAGGCGATAGGAATGAGGATCAGGACATCGACATCGTCCTTAATTTACagaaag ATAACAAGATTGAATCAAAAAGCTTTGGGTCAAACAGCAGCTGGTAAAATCGTCAATCTACTATCCAATGACGTGAATCGTTTCGATTTAGTCTTACCGACTCTTCATACCGTATGGGTGATGCCCTTCCAACTCATAGTACTGCTTCTGATCGTCTGGAATCAAGTCGGCGTATCATCATTAGTGGGAATCGTCTCCATGGTATTATTAACAATCCCCATACAAG GTTTCTTAACGAAATACGTGGGAAGATTGAGAACAagcatttccaaaaaaactgataacAGAGTCAAATTAATGAGCGAAATAATATCCGGAATACAAGTGATCAAAATGTACGCTTGGGAAAACGCGTTCGAAAAACTAATTAGAGTCGTTAGAGCCGTCGAAATGAAAGTCGTCACTTCGGCATCGTATCTACGAGGGGTGTACAGTGGTTGTACATTATTCGTCGACAAACTAGCCGTTTATTTCACTCTCGTTTGTTATATTTGCCTCG GAAATTATATATCGGCCGAAAAAGTATTCACGGTCGCTCAAACCTACAACGTACTCAGAGTTGTGATGGGGTACGGTTACCCATTAGCGGTAAGCATCGGCGCCGAATCTTGGATATCGATAAAACGTTTACAAGAATTTTTACTCATGGAAGAACGCGCAGAAGACGTTATAGAAGATGCGGACACTAACGGTGTCGTACTATCCAACGTTTACGCTTCTTGGACGGATACGGGAAATACTTTAAGagatattaatataaatgtcAGATCTGGTACGCTTTGCGCAATCGTCGGACCGGTCGGTGCGGGGAAAAGCTCCATTTTACAG cTTCTGCTTGGAGAATTACCTAAGAAATGCGGTAGGATTCAAATAGGAGGAGACGTATCGTACAGTTCTCAAGAACCATGGTTGTTTCAATCGACTGTTCGTAATAATATACTGTTCGGTCAAAGATAcgaaagaaaaagatataagaaaattgTTAAAGTGTGCGCTTTGGAGAAGGATTTCGAGCAGTTTCCCCACGGCGACAGGACTATTGTTGGAGAGAAAGGAGTGTCTTTGAGCGGGGGACAAAGAGCAAGGATTAACCTAGCCAGAGCTGTTTATAGACAAGcggatatttatttattagacgATCCTTTATCGGCCGTCGATACACAAGTCGGTAAACAATTATTCGATCAAtgtatacatcattatttacaacaaaaaacgAGAATTTTAGTTACGCATCAATTGCAATATTTGAAGAAAGCCGATTTAATAGTCGTCGTTAATAAT GGTGTCATCGAAGCTCAAGGTAGTTTCGACGAACTTCTGGAAAACACGACGGAATTTGCGAAACTTTTAGTTTCCGCCGATGAAACCGATCTCAAACAAGATTATATCATCGATTCGGAAAGCGAAGTATCTGATATTAGTAGAAGGCATTCCACAACGGTGTCGATGAGGAAAAAATCCGATTCGTCACATACAGATCTCACCGGAATGTCAATGTCGTGG AGTGATTTATCCGACTGCTTCGACGTGGCGGAAAATAACCAATTCGACGATGAAGAATCCGGTAATGATCCAAACGCAAaacctttcaaaaattatatacaatccGTTCGTAATAGCTGCGTTTTGATAtctctatttttattgttgattgtATCGCAAGGATTAACCACCACCACAGATCAATGGGTTACTTATTG gTCTAACGAAGAGCAAATGCGTCATTTACCTGGTTCTTTCGTGGTACTAGGCCCGCCAAACGAAAAAGCGATCGAACCGTATTATCTGAACATCATGGGAGGTTTTAATTCGAATCAAACACCGCCCCCTTTGTACAGATACGATTCCAAGGGGATATACGATTCGGTTTTGGTCCACGGGAAACTACAGTTCTTGATTAAAACAACCAGCGCTATTTATCTGTATACGGCCCTGATAATATCGTCGATAATATTCATTATGAGCCggacttttttgtttttcaaagcTTGTATGATGTCTTCGATGAATTTACATTCCGAGATGTTTAATTCGTTATTGAAAGCTCCGATGAGGTTTTTCGATACGAATCCGAGCGGCAGGATACTAAATAGGTTTTCAAAGGATATGGGAGCTATAGACGAAGTCCTACCGAGGGCTCTACATGACGCCGTGGCG TTGCTTTTATTAGTGGCTGGTATATTGGTGAATATAGCAGTTTCGAGTCCTGTTATGATTATTGCTATAGTTATTTTGGGAATAgtattcataaaattcaattcgtGGTATATTTTGACGGCTAAAGTTTTGAAACACGTCGAAGGAATAG cgAAATCTCCTGTTTTTTCTCATGTGAATTCCACTTTAAACGGAATGGCTACGATAAGAGCTTGTAAAGCTGAGGAAATGCTCAGAGAAGAATTCGATCATCATCAg gatgtccatACTTCCGCATGGTATTTAACAATAGCTTGCATAAATTGTTTCGGTTTGTGGTTGGATCTGATAGCAATCGTATTTCTAGCCGTAGTAACCTATGGATTAGTCATTTTAGATGTTT atttttattttatagattctAACGTTAACGGTAGTTTAGCCGGTCTAGCCATATCCCAATGCATGGCGCTAACCGGTATGTTACAATATGGTATGAGACAGACCGCAGAGGTTATCAATCAAATGACAAGCGTGGAAAGGATACTCCAATACACTAAATTAGACCAAGAAGGTCCTTTCGAAAGTCCAAAAG GTAAAAGTCCTAAAGAAAATTGGCCCAGAAGAGGTCGAATCGAGTTTCGAAATCTGTCGTTGAAGTATGTGGAAAACGAACCGCccgttttgaataatttgaatttcttcGCGATGCCAGGTGAAAAG ATTGGTATAGTTGGTAGAACTGGTGCTGGTAAATCGTCCCTAACGGCAGCTCTATTCCGATTAACTACTATAGAAGGAAGCATATTTATCGATGGGGTTGATACTACTAAATTAGGCCTAACCGATTTGAGGAAAAGAATTTCCATAATTCCTCAAGAACCGGTTCTGTTTTCGGAAAGTTTGAGATACAATTTAGATCCGTTGGGTGAATATGATGATAGACAAATTTGGGACGTATTAGAGCAG GTAGAAATGAAAGACGTAGTAAATTCATTGGATTTCAAGGTGGCGGAAGGCGGTAGCAATTTCAGTTTGGGCCAAAGACAATTGTTATGTTTAGCAAgagctattttgaaaaataataaaattttaatactgGACGAAGCTACTGCTAACGTGGATCATAG